One Triplophysa rosa linkage group LG8, Trosa_1v2, whole genome shotgun sequence genomic window, AAGATTTGTTTACGCGTGTCATGGAGTTGTAATTGACAGCTGGTTAATTGAAATGATTTGTTTCACCTCATATAACGTCCGctgtaatgcatttgtaataaATTCATGCAGCTGTTTTATACTTCatttgttgtttgctcatctggatTTCATTTTATATAGTATGTATGTACGCATGTACATTTAGTTCAATCAGGGTTGGGGTGAACACTACAAACGGGTGCCTTGCCttcaaaaagtttgggaaccactggtttaTCGTGTAATATTGATAAAATGCTCCTTTAAGAAGTGCCAGAGTTTTTTGGATAACAATTTGTAACGTGGCTCATCTCAGCCGTTGTGTCTTTGGCTTTCCATTGTCTAAAGCGCATCACCTTCAAAAAAGACATTCTGGTTGTATCGCGGAACGTTGAGGAGGAGAAGTAGAAGACGATGGGATCCAGACATGTGTTGAGGGTGCTGAGCAAGAGCGTGTAGTATCTCCACTCCGGACTTTTGTTGCTGCTGTACCCCACCAGATGAGAGGTGTTATACGgtaaaaaacacagaagaaaaatACTCAGCGTGCACAACGCCATGCCAATGGCTCTCTGCTTCTTCTCTTTGGTTATGTGAGGTCTGGTGTACAGAATGTAGATACAGTTGAtgtaacagaaaacacaaaccaaGAGCGGCACCATGTACAGAACCACGAAAAACTCAAGGCGCACCGACAACAAAATCCTTTTCTGCTTTTCTGTGAAGTCCTCGTAGCAGACGGTTTTTGGAGCGGTGCCGTTCGCGGTGCCATTGGTCTCTTGCATGTGGACAGTGATAAATACGATGCTGCAGTGAGAGGCAGAGATGAGCCAGATGAGAACGCTGCCGGCCGTGGCGTACATCGGCCTGCGTCTCTGTCTGTATTTGAAAGGAAAGGCCAGGCCTAAATAACGGTTCACGCCGATGGCCATGAGTAACAGGGAGCTGGTGTAAATCGTAGTAAAAAATACATAGGAAGAAATGGAACACAAGGTCTGCGGTAGGTACCACTTCATGCCCACGGCGGCCTCGTACATCTTGAAGGGCAggaagatgaggaagaggagaTCAGAAACGGTCAGGTTGAAGAGCAGCACGTCATTCGGACTGGGTTTGTCTCCCAGTTTCTTAAAGAACGTGCACATGGCCAGAAGATTGGCTGGTAGTCCGATCAGAAACGAAAA contains:
- the si:ch211-231m23.4 gene encoding free fatty acid receptor 3 is translated as MVNQWVILSVYVFSFLIGLPANLLAMCTFFKKLGDKPSPNDVLLFNLTVSDLLFLIFLPFKMYEAAVGMKWYLPQTLCSISSYVFFTTIYTSSLLLMAIGVNRYLGLAFPFKYRQRRRPMYATAGSVLIWLISASHCSIVFITVHMQETNGTANGTAPKTVCYEDFTEKQKRILLSVRLEFFVVLYMVPLLVCVFCYINCIYILYTRPHITKEKKQRAIGMALCTLSIFLLCFLPYNTSHLVGYSSNKSPEWRYYTLLLSTLNTCLDPIVFYFSSSTFRDTTRMSFLKVMRFRQWKAKDTTAEMSHVTNCYPKNSGTS